The nucleotide window TTTTAtatgtgttttttatatacataagtatttcagtttgcaaatgttttattacttaattttttttagttacaattatttatagtatagaatatttttctaataacaCAATAAATCGGCATCCACTATCATTAATCTAATTCATTGTAATCCATCCAATTGTATAACATCCTCCACAAAATCTTTAACATGATTTATATTCACATAAAACCCAATATCTGGACAATCCCGACCAGTTGAAACTATACCACACAATTGATTATTGTACACTGCTGGACCGCCAGAATCACCTTGACATGAATCCTTTTCACCTTGAATACCAGCACAGAACAGAACACTTGGTACTACCGGCTCATGATaaaatttatcacatttttcaAACGGCAATGCAGGAACCTCAACCATTTGAAGTTGGGTAGGAAGTGTTGGAACTAAATATTGTATGGGAAAGTATATAGGGAAAGCAAATGGATACGCTCTAGCGGAAGTTTCACCCCAACCATAAACCTTAAATAAAGCTCCCTCATCCCACTGTGTATTGCATAATTCAATTGTTGCTACATTTCGGCCCACCAAGGGAGTGCTTAATTTTAGGACAGCAATGTCCCAGGATAAATTTTTGTACAGAAATTGCTCGGGCACATAGAT belongs to Calliphora vicina chromosome 4, idCalVici1.1, whole genome shotgun sequence and includes:
- the LOC135958488 gene encoding seminase-like, encoding MPNQSNFKAFMKTFWIVVNLHVLTTVGEILPTARIAGGQVIDISEAKFVVQVVSGKLCGGSLVTPLHVITAAHCVEDVHPSEITVIGGANYLNISGLRRTVDTIYVPEQFLYKNLSWDIAVLKLSTPLVGRNVATIELCNTQWDEGALFKVYGWGETSARAYPFAFPIYFPIQYLVPTLPTQLQMVEVPALPFEKCDKFYHEPVVPSVLFCAGIQGEKDSCQGDSGGPAVYNNQLCGIVSTGRDCPDIGFYVNINHVKDFVEDVIQLDGLQ